One genomic segment of Huiozyma naganishii CBS 8797 chromosome 8, complete genome includes these proteins:
- the TVP23 gene encoding Tvp23p (similar to Saccharomyces cerevisiae TVP23 (YDR084C); ancestral locus Anc_8.216) has protein sequence MEQIRNFYETILKSTHPFTMAVHLAGKAAPIVFYIVGPLFLGFTAQFIIIILLVAFDFYVSKNISGRKLVQLRWWYDATNKNNSNFTFESHKQYTTGPPISAIDSKLFWWSMYLTPVVWFVFGILCLLKLRLFYLILVVMVVFLTGWNAYGFRCCDRWDPQTNSDGNEGNGTWFQLPNMLNLDNLSRISRVQSFFQGNGSTAT, from the coding sequence ATGGAGCAGATCAGGAACTTTTATGAGACCATACTGAAATCCACCCACCCATTCACCATGGCGGTCCATCTGGCTGGAAAGGCAGCCCCAATTGTATTTTACATAGTGGGCCCGCTTTTCTTGGGATTCACAGCTCAATTCATTATCATTATCCTTTTAGTAGCATTTGATTTCTACGTGAGTAAAAATATAAGTGGGAGGAAATTGGTGCAGCTGCGTTGGTGGTATGATGCCACCAACAAGAATAACTCGAATTTTACATTTGAATCGCACAAACAGTATACGACGGGCCCCCCAATCAGCGCCATCGATTCCAAACTGTTTTGGTGGTCAATGTATCTTACACCTGTTGTATGGTTTGTCTTTGGGATATTAtgtctgttgaagttgagGCTTTTCTATTTGATTTTGGTCGTGATGGTGGTCTTCTTAACCGGATGGAACGCGTACGGTTTCCGTTGTTGCGACAGATGGGATCCACAGACTAACTCTGACGGAAACGAGGGGAACGGTACATGGTTCCAGTTGCCCAACATGCTTAATCTTGACAACTTGTCTAGAATTTCAAGGGTTCAATCGTTCTTCCAAGGTAACGGATCAACAGCGACGTGA
- the CST6 gene encoding Cst6p (similar to Saccharomyces cerevisiae ACA1 (YER045C) and CST6 (YIL036W); ancestral locus Anc_7.211) — MEHTSNNNTYGMLHRGQSVGDTAVNNHRMGVANGMVQQHMYMQQAQQQQQQQQQQQQQQQQQQQQGRQQFQAGGYFPLADGMLADGVSDIALQQMRHGGAGSVKSGHGERVKETMNNYHPDSVPPAEVVQGHNRSVLNDIVLDPHSADPSTAPTTASNIDVLSSTTDLSPVTNNMDTNGVNGNGVANASAAGAAAAAAVAAATGNGGGGFRPATTGSVKVPTSMADNNGGAASVGAGPMAPADSVSGGKFNFRDITSTNKQLYLSTINNNPHAINDPSIQESLSSFFQPFGVDVSHLPMTNPPIFQSAMPFFDEPVRRRRISISNGQISQLGEDLETVENLYNTQPPPMPHQRFRQPHHTPQQQQANIHIPSNPADGTPGNEMLKQLPMGAVPNMPGNDHWAKPAGESPLGSVLGPQGQPMLNHNNIALHQQQQQQQHYAPHEDFPLVPNNMNVPNQINGLPQPPLTQAQVLKNGPAQQIPQEQHISSFPPPRSNRAQSLSSITSDNSYSVDDKNDPVPGTTAWKRARLLERNRIAASKCRQRKKVAQVQLKNDFNSISRENAIIKKKLKYYEKLILKFKKFTESHFQECHGGAENKDLKIMEELLMIDEDVNEVNENGLIVKLEDDHMLAD, encoded by the coding sequence ATGGAGCATACTAGCAACAATAACACGTACGGTATGCTGCACCGTGGTCAGAGTGTAGGGGATACAGCGGTCAACAACCACAGGATGGGCGTCGCTAACGGTATGGTGCAACAACATATGTACATGCAACAggcacaacaacaacaacaacaacaacaacaacaacaacagcagcagcagcagcagcagcagcaggggcGCCAGCAGTTCCAGGCGGGTGGGTACTTCCCTCTAGCGGATGGGATGCTCGCGGATGGGGTCTCCGATATCGCTTTGCAGCAGATGAGGCACGGCGGTGCAGGAAGCGTGAAGAGTGGTCATGGGGAGCGAGTCAAGGAAACGATGAACAACTACCATCCGGATAGTGTGCCCCCAGCAGAGGTGGTTCAAGGACATAACAGGAGTGTGTTGAACGATATAGTGTTGGACCCGCATTCCGCGGATCCATCAACGGCTCCCACAACAGCTTCCAATATAGACGTGCTGTCCTCGACGACAGATTTGTCCCCAGTGACGAATAACATGGATACAAACGGGGTTAACGGTAATGGTGTTGCTAATGCTTCCGCGGCGGGGGCAGCGGCTGCAGCAGCCGTAGCAGCAGCTACGGGTaatggtggtggtgggtttCGCCCAGCGACAACAGGGTCGGTCAAAGTACCCACGTCGATGGCAGATAACAATGGTGGTGCTGCCTCTGTCGGTGCAGGGCCCATGGCACCAGCGGACAGCGTAAGCGGTGGTAAATTCAATTTCAGGGATATAACGTCAACGAACAAACAGCTGTACCTGTCCACGATAAATAACAATCCGCATGCGATAAATGATCCGTCGATCCAGGAATCTCTATCGTCCTTCTTCCAGCCGTTCGGTGTGGACGTGTCACACTTACCAATGACAAACCCACCGATCTTCCAAAGTGCAATGCCCTTCTTTGACGAACCTGTcagaaggaggaggataTCGATCTCGAACGGGCAAATCAGCCAACTGGGAGAGGACTTGGAGACAGTTGAAAATTTATACAATACACAACCGCCACCAATGCCTCACCAAAGGTTCCGTCAACCGCACCACACAccccaacaacaacaggcAAACATCCATATCCCTAGTAATCCTGCAGATGGGACTCCCGGGAACGAAATGCTGAAACAGCTACCGATGGGCGCGGTCCCCAACATGCCCGGTAACGATCACTGGGCGAAACCAGCTGGGGAGAGTCCTCTGGGTAGTGTGTTGGGGCCCCAGGGCCAGCCCATGCTAAACCATAACAATATTGCACtgcaccaacaacaacagcaacaacaacactaCGCACCACATGAAGATTTCCCACTGGTGCCCAATAACATGAATGTGCCCAACCAGATCAACGGGCTCCCTCAGCCGCCATTGACACAAGCACAGGTGCTGAAGAATGGACCGGCACAGCAGATTCCCCAAGAACAACACATCTCGTCATTTCCTCCCCCAAGGAGCAACAGAGCACAGTCGCTTTCATCGATCACATCGGACAACTCGTACTCTGTCGACGACAAGAACGACCCCGTGCCGGGCACGACGGCGTGGAAGAGGGCGCGTCTGTTGGAAAGGAACAGGATAGCTGCGTCCAAGTGTCggcagaggaagaaagtcGCACAGGTgcaattgaagaacgaTTTCAACAGCATTTCGCGAGAGAACGCGATCATCAAAAAGAAGCTCAAGTACTACGAGAAACTGATCCTCAAGTTTAAGAAGTTCACGGAGTCGCACTTCCAGGAGTGTCATGGCGGCGCCGAGAACAAAGACCTCAAGATCATGGAGGAGCTCCTGATGATAGACGAGGATGTCAACGAGGTCAACGAAAATGGACTCATCGTGAAACTGGAAGACGACCACATGTTGGCGGACTGA
- the BCY1 gene encoding cAMP-dependent protein kinase regulatory subunit BCY1 (similar to Saccharomyces cerevisiae BCY1 (YIL033C); ancestral locus Anc_7.206): MAGSQEQQQELELFKAEATRENPEDFVQFGANYFNKRLEVQRAFVKRQEKLALSKNIVLFPRRAGGGAGSLSHSNSGSATSLAEESARGASVSFKSPFQDNDPKAKEDVSASPSATDLKSGSSGGGGGLFKGGFDIGKDASGGDSRKRVNSPLDPASMTQKRQNSPPPADAHPVPQQQQQRPIAFNADRRTSVSGETLHPNLFDDWVPEHYKEKSSEQLHRLEKSIGKNFLFNKLDADSKRLVINCLEEKHVAKDAIIIKQGEEGDYFYIVENGTVEFYVGDHRVSTSGPGSSFGELALMYNNPRAATVVATSDCILWALDRLTFRKILLGNSFKKRVMYDDLLKSIPVLKSLTTYERSKLADALDTQIFEPGSTIIREGESGENFYLIEYGEVEVSKKGEGVVNTLHKGDYFGEIALLKDIPRQATIRTTKRTKVASLGKSGFERLLGPALDVLKLNDPTRKQPTEKK, translated from the coding sequence ATGGCAGGGTCGCAagagcagcaacaggaactggaactgttcaaagcaGAGGCAACTAGGGAGAACCCGGAGGATTTTGTGCAGTTCGGTGCAAACTACTTCAACAAGCGGCTCGAGGTGCAACGGGCCTTCGTTAAGAGACAGGAGAAACTGGCCCTGTCTAAGAATATAGTGCTGTTTCCAAGACGTGCCGGCGGTGGTGCTGGGTCACTGTCCCACAGTAACAGTGGGTCAGCGACCTCGCTGGCTGAGGAGTCGGCAAGGGGCGCGAGTGTCTCCTTTAAGTCCCCGTTCCAGGATAATGATCCAAAGGCGAAAGAGGATGTCTCTGCGTCTCCATCTGCCACTGATTTGAAGTCCGgtagtagtggtggtggtggtgggttGTTTAAAGGTGGGTTTGATATTGGGAAAGATGCTAGTGGCGGTGACTCGAGAAAGAGAGTTAACTCTCCGTTGGACCCAGCATCAATGACTCAAAAAAGACAGAACTCTCCCCCACCAGCGGATGCACACCCTGttccacaacaacaacaacagagacCCATTGCGTTCAATGCGGATAGAAGAACTTCCGTCTCAGGGGAGACACTGCATCCTAACCTGTTTGATGACTGGGTGCCAGAACACTACAAGGAGAAGTCCAGTGAACAACTGCATAGGTTGGAGAAATCTATAGGGAagaacttcttgttcaacaagctGGACGCAGATTCAAAGAGACTGGTTATAAACTGTCTAGAGGAGAAACACGTCGCCAAGGATGcaatcatcatcaaacaggGGGAAGAGGGGGACTACTTCTATATCGTCGAGAACGGGACCGTGGAGTTCTATGTCGGGGACCACCGTGTGAGTACCTCCGGGCCCGGTTCATCCTTTGGTGAACTGGCCCTCATGTACAACAACCCTCGTGCCGCCACAGTGGTCGCGACAAGTGACTGCATACTGTGGGCCCTTGACAGACTCACCTTCAGAAAGATCCTGTTGGGGAACTCGTTCAAGAAGCGGGTCATGTACGATGATTTGCTGAAGTCCATCCCCGTGCTCAAGTCCTTGACTACTTACGAGAGAAGTAAATTGGCTGACGCACTGGACACGCAGATCTTCGAACCGGGGAGCACGATCATCCGCGAGGGTGAGTCGGGGGAGAATTTCTACCTCATTGAGTATGGTGAGGTAGAAGTGTCCAAGAAGGGGGAAGGCGTAGTCAATACACTACACAAGGGGGACTACTTCGGTGAGATCGCCCTACTAAAGGATATTCCTCGTCAGGCAACGATCCGCACTACAAAGAGAACGAAAGTGGCGTCTTTGGGGAAGAGCGGGTTTGAAAGACTCCTGGGGCCCGCACTAGACGTTCTCAAACTCAATGACCCAACAAGGAAACAGCCCACTGAGAAGAAATAG
- the RRP8 gene encoding 25S rRNA (adenine645-N1)-methyltransferase (similar to Saccharomyces cerevisiae RRP8 (YDR083W); ancestral locus Anc_8.215) has translation MELFKTGDWNLKADKIAFQSTEKNAAKKVKKEQRKKKIKERKDAQIKQAQEEDSEESFSDDEIETIPVVTEQKVTKKKQPVATKPAIALQAKRKLTPLQQKMMAKLSGSRFRWINEQLYTISSEDALELIKSQPELFDEYHDGFRSQVLTWPENPIDVFIDQIQTRLKRNINAPGGLPGLPHSRKLIIADMGCGEATLALKVNNFFKQNKRLKKKIEYKVHSFDLKRVNERITVADIKNVPLPDESCSIVVFCLALMGTNFLDFIKEAYRILTPRGEIWIAEIKSRFADGKGDEFVNALKLLGFFHKNTDDSNKMFTRFEFFKPPEDILKERIAKLERRQKFIEVQTEKEQLETKRKKAAEGKWLLKPCIYKRR, from the coding sequence ATGGAATTGTTTAAAACTGGAGACTGGAACTTGAAGGCTGATAAAATCGCTTTCCAATCGACGGAAAAGAACGCCgcgaagaaagtgaagaaagagcagaggaagaagaagataaaGGAGAGGAAGGATGCTCAGATAAAGCAGGCACAGGAGGAAGACAGCGAGGAGTCCTTTTCAGACGACGAGATCGAGACAATCCCAGTGGTCACGGAACAAAAAGTCACCAAAAAGAAGCAACCCGTGGCGACGAAACCGGCTATCGCTCTGCAggcaaagaggaagttGACCCCACTGCAGCAGAAGATGATGGCCAAACTATCTGGCTCCCGTTTTAGGTGGATCAATGAGCAACTGTATACCATCTCTTCGGAAGATGCCTTAGAGCTGATCAAGAGCCAGCCAGAGTTGTTCGATGAGTACCACGACGGGTTTAGGTCCCAGGTGTTGACTTGGCCTGAGAACCCCATTGACGTTTTCATTGACCAGATCCAAACACGTTTGAAAAGGAACATTAACGCACCAGGTGGGTTGCCAGGGTTGCCCCACTCCAGAAAACTGATTATTGCCGATATGGGCTGCGGTGAAGCCACGTTGGCGCTCAAAGTTaacaatttcttcaaacagaacaaaagaCTTAAAAAGAAGATAGAGTACAAAGTGCACAGTTTTGATCTGAAGAGGGTAAACGAGAGAATCACCGTTGCGGATATCAAAAATGTCCCATTGCCTGATGAATCCTGTTCAATTGTCGTTTTTTGCCTTGCTCTAATGGGTACGAACTTCTTAGACTTTATCAAGGAAGCTTATAGAATCCTGACTCCCAGAGGAGAGATCTGGATCGCAGAGATCAAATCTCGTTTTGCAGACGGGAAGGGGGACGAGTTTGTCAACGCTTTGAAGCTTTTGGGGTTCTTCCATAAGAACACCGATGACTCCAATAAAATGTTCACCAGATTTGAATTCTTTAAACCACCTGAGGATATATTGAAGGAGAGAATTGCGAAATTGGAAAGGAGGCAGAAATTTATAGAGGTTCAAACGGAGAAGGAGCAACTAGAgaccaaaagaaagaaggcTGCTGAAGGTAAATGGTTACTAAAACCATGCATATATAAAAGAAGGTGA
- the YKE4 gene encoding Zn(2+) transporter YKE4 (similar to Saccharomyces cerevisiae YKE4 (YIL023C); ancestral locus Anc_7.203), whose amino-acid sequence MLLSLGVLAAVAQQCSGHSHGATARVVSRYQRRLADTVFVHTPRGNALLATVLLQCVPPAVALLAARTTGALSSGTTATAFALGTLLGDVFLHLIPHCDPGSLGVGLFAGFVAFLALDRVAAVLQGGATSHSHSHSHSHVHGTQETQGEHAPSLLLNVISDAAHNATDGIALASAFYKSSNVGAVTALAIAIHEIPHAVADFAVLRSKSRWVRAKLATLLLAVVGTALGCHLNEHAAEFGDPARLTLPVTAGGLLYIAATGLLPQLREGTATSLPYSRVTELRAVVVQLLAVTLGFLTVHSMHG is encoded by the coding sequence ATGCTGCTGTCACTTGGTGTTCTCGCAGCCGTCGCACAGCAGTGCAGCGGCCACTCCCACGGTGCCACCGCCCGTGTCGTATCCCGGTACCAACGCAGGCTCGCGGACACCGTGTTCGTCCACACTCCGAGGGGCAACGCACTGCTGGCCACGGTGCTGTTGCAGTGTGTCCCCCCGGCGGTCGCACTGCTGGCGGCACGCACCACGGGGGCGCTGTCCAGTGGCACCACGGCCACGGCGTTCGCACTGGGGACTCTGCTGGGGGACGTGTTTCTGCACCTGATACCGCACTGCGACCCTGGGTCGCTCGGGGTAGGGTTGTTTGCTGGGTTTGTCGCGTTCTTGGCTCTTGATAGGGTCGCTGCGGTGTTGCAGGGGGGCGCTACCAGTCACAGCCACAGCCACAGCCACAGTCATGTTCATGGCACACAGGAGACACAAGGGGAACACGCGCCTTCCTTGCTCCTCAACGTCATCTCCGATGCCGCGCATAACGCAACAGACGGGATCGCGCTGGCCTCGGCTTTCTACAAGTCAAGCAACGTGGGCGCGGTCACCGCGTTGGCGATAGCGATACACGAGATACCGCACGCCGTGGCGGATTTTGCAGTGTTGAGGTCTAAATCGAGATGGGTACGTGCTAAACTGGCTACTTTGCTGCTTGCAGTGGTCGGTACCGCTCTTGGGTGCCACTTGAATGAACACGCGGCTGAGTTCGGAGACCCGGCAAGGCTGACTTTACCGGTTACCGCTGGTGGGCTACTATATATCGCTGCTACGGGGCTGTTGCCGCAACTACGTGAGGGCACTGCTACTAGTTTGCCGTACTCAAGGGTGACAGAGTTGCGTGCGGTGGTCGTGCAGCTCCTGGCGGTCACCTTAGGGTTCCTCACTGTACATTCCATGCACGGGTGA
- the EMC5 gene encoding Emc5p (similar to Saccharomyces cerevisiae KRE27 (YIL027C); ancestral locus Anc_7.200) gives MGFISRLVYFVSVLLLLHAAFSSFEYHQLMKNAAQDTARTPPVPRDIVYETYAALALFITATILSHNKLTYYNLFTLKRVSQDEYLRDTALRRATTVDNMIGNDPAAEVTHTPNLADIMSKRKEVIAYLQAETR, from the coding sequence ATGGGGTTCATTAGCAGACTGGTCTACTTCGTGTCcgtgttgctgctgttgcacGCGGCATTCTCCAGCTTCGAATACCATcaattgatgaagaacgCAGCACAGGACACCGCACGGACACCCCCCGTCCCAAGAGACATAGTCTACGAGACGTACGCCGCACTGGCGCTGTTCATCACCGCGACAATACTATCCCACAACAAACTCACTTACTACAACTTGTTCACCCTCAAGAGGGTCTCACAGGACGAGTATCTCAGGGACACCGCTTTGAGAAGGGCCACCACAGTGGATAACATGATAGGGAACGACCCGGCCGCAGAGGTCACACACACGCCGAACCTCGCGGATATCATGAGCAAGCGGAAAGAGGTCATTGCGTACCTCCAGGCGGAAACACGGTAA
- the STN1 gene encoding Stn1p (similar to Saccharomyces cerevisiae STN1 (YDR082W); ancestral locus Anc_8.214), whose product MDADHSHIVYYDTGSATCYYIPQLFKWCPLLLRTTNAEPLRLLLNELVDLWGRSLNVCKNWYAGVVDYQLFCGNNPLGKVVVSGLITSVRTTGNMSGQYGAHIWRIDDFSVEFSKQPLPFSFVCDNRIIRSRVLRGVPLRNVEVVVNRVDFDRMELYVTDILHYNYTLVEQIQLWEGAVRDFNSNKDTKWVYEPGGSQQTTTTTSVHPFNFIEALQDNAERNNLEIISPYLDPQVESSSSDIEDFSLEQEEIARVPVPVISKRKLRAFFVHTLAQTSTTNIPTVGLFEMESLRRTLMFYSNNKLQNQTLKRCKLEYYSQDQLISMIFINELNHLQALHLIRIEDHNNQIMAKPLQNLYHYARGKIRLWIKLRTGVGIVNNVQIIDRLTLDREISSNVIALVFKLVMDDTVSTLSQNFIRSWFIETKNDNTSWVHISYT is encoded by the coding sequence ATGGACGCAGATCACAGCCATATAGTGTACTACGACACCGGCTCAGCTACTTGCTATTATATCCCACAGCTCTTCAAGTGGtgtcctcttcttcttagAACTACAAACGCTGAACCGCTCCGCTTGCTTCTCAATGAGCTTGTGGATCTGTGGGGCAGGTCCCTGAACGTATGTAAGAATTGGTACGCTGGTGTGGTAGATTATCAACTGTTCTGTGGGAACAACCCATTAGGGAAAGTCGTCGTCTCTGGGTTGATCACATCGGTGAGAACCACGGGGAATATGTCTGGTCAGTACGGTGCTCACATATGGAGGATCGATGACTTTTCAGTGGAATTCTCTAAACAACCGTTGCCCTTCAGTTTTGTGTGTGATAACAGGATTATACGAAGTAGGGTCCTCAGGGGGGTCCCCTTACGTAATGTAGAGGTTGTCGTCAATAGAGTCGATTTTGACAGGATGGAATTGTACGTGACAGATATACTCCATTATAACTACACACTAGTAGAACAGATACAATTGTGGGAGGGCGCAGTTCGTGATTTTAACAGTAATAAAGATACTAAATGGGTGTACGAACCAGGGGGCTCACAACagacaacaactacaacgTCGGTACACCCGTTCAATTTCATAGAGGCACTACAAGATAACGCGGAGAGGAATAACCTGGAGATCATAAGTCCGTACCTCGATCCACAAGTGGAGAGCTCCTCGTCCGATATCGAGGACTTCTCTCTagaacaggaagaaatTGCAAGGGTGCCCGTCCCCGTTATAtccaagaggaaactgcGAGCGTTCTTCGTACATACTTTGGCACAAACATCCACTACAAACATCCCCACAGTCGGGTTGTTCGAAATGGAATCCCTTAGAAGAACACTTATGTTTtacagcaacaacaaattgcaaaacCAGACACTGAAAAGGTGCAAACTGGAGTACTACTCCCAGGACCAACTAATCTCAATGATCTTCATCAACGAACTAAACCACTTGCAAGCATTGCATCTAATCCGCATCGAGGACCACAACAACCAGATCATGGCAAAACCACTACAGAACCTGTACCACTACGCTCGGGGGAAGATTCGTCTCTGGATCAAGCTGCGAACGGGCGTAGGGATCGTCAACAACGTCCAGATCATCGATAGGCTGACCTTGGACCGCGAGATATCGAGCAATGTGATAGCACTCGTTTTCAAGCTCGTCATGGACGACACGGTGTCTACCTTGTCGCAAAACTTTATCAGATCCTGGTTCATAGAGACTAAAAACGATAACACGTCGTGGGTTCACATCAGTTACACTTGA
- the CAP2 gene encoding F-actin-capping protein subunit beta (similar to Saccharomyces cerevisiae CAP2 (YIL034C); ancestral locus Anc_7.208), whose translation MSDKQYTAALDLLRRLDPDQTRANVANLISLEPELAEDLLAAVDTPLTVQKDPHASHREFLCCDYNRDIDSYRSPWSNEYVPELTEEDAQESPFPSDPLRQLEVLCNDSFDVYRDLYYEGGISSVYLWDLEDSTDGDFAGVVLFKKTNVGGEWDSIHVVEVTAADESRAVYNYKVTTTVILQLRSEKQNGLALSGNLTRQLERDAPVAHAAGDSIDAVHVSHVANLGQLVEDVESQTRNLLDTVYFEKTKDVLQQVRLANAHTAETQLNKKQHQDVIRGLQNL comes from the coding sequence ATGTCTGACAAGCAGTACACGGCGGCGCTGGATCTGTTGCGCAGATTGGACCCTGACCAGACGCGTGCCAATGTCGCGAATCTGATCAGTTTAGAACCAGAACTAGCGGAAGATCTCCTTGCTGCAGTGGACACACCACTCACAGTGCAGAAGGATCCACACGCCTCGCACAGAGAGTTCCTATGTTGCGATTACAACAGGGATATCGACTCGTATAGGTCCCCCTGGTCAAACGAGTACGTCCCTGAACTGACCGAGGAGGACGCCCAGGAGTCTCCGTTCCCCTCGGACCCACTAAGACAACTGGAAGTGCTGTGTAACGACTCGTTCGACGTCTACAGAGATTTGTACTACGAGGGCGGGATCTCTAGTGTGTACCTCTGGGATTTGGAGGACTCCACAGACGGGGACTTCGCAGGCGTCGtcctgttcaagaagaccaaCGTCGGTGGTGAATGGGACAGTATTCACGTCGTGGAGGTTACCGCTGCAGATGAGTCCCGTGCGGTGTACAACTACAAAGTCACCACAACGGTCATCTTACAACTGCGTTCCGAGAAACAGAACGGGCTTGCGCTTTCAGGGAACCTGACAAGACAATTGGAGAGAGACGCACCAGTGGCACACGCAGCGGGGGACTCCATTGACGCAGTGCACGTCTCGCATGTAGCTAACTTGGGGCAACTCGTCGAGGATGTGGAGTCCCAGACGAGAAACTTGCTCGACACAGTATACTTCGAGAAGACAAAGGATGTGCTGCAACAGGTCAGACTCGCCAACGCGCACACGGCAGAAACTcagttgaacaagaaacaacaCCAGGATGTCATCCGTGGTCTGCAAAACCTATGA
- the CKA1 gene encoding casein kinase 2 catalytic subunit CKA1 (similar to Saccharomyces cerevisiae CKA1 (YIL035C); ancestral locus Anc_7.209): MKTKVISEARVYADANQLRPREYWDYENTNIDWSTSNLRDYEIETKVGRGKYSEVFRGVQLSSRNNIVIKMLKPVKKKKIKREITILSNLSNEGSAPTGKQIDIDGEYYKNKTPDAAQNRRKYIYAAPHNGQENIIQLLDIIRDPVSRTPALVFEYVNNYDFRVLYPKLTALDMKFYMFELLKALDYCHSMGIMHRDVKPHNVMIDHKNRTLRLIDWGLAEFYHVNEEYNVRVASRFFKGPELLVDYRMYDYSLDLWSFGTMLASMIFQKEPFFHGNSNTDQLVKIVRVLGSEDFERYLTKYQISLPAEFHDMDQYIRRPWHRFINDANKHLSDDEEVIDLIDNLLRYDHQERLTAKEAMGHPWFDQVRPT; this comes from the coding sequence ATGAAGACCAAAGTGATATCGGAGGCCAGGGTGTACGCCGACGCAAACCAGTTGCGCCCTAGGGAGTACTGGGACTACGAAAACACAAACATCGACTGGTCGACCTCGAACCTTAGGGACTACGAGATCGAGACGAAAGTAGGGAGGGGCAAGTACAGCGAGGTGTTTCGCGGCGTACAACTGTCCTCCCGCAACAACATCGTCATCAAGATGCTCAAGCCcgtcaagaagaagaagatcaaaagAGAGATCACTATTCTTAGCAACTTGTCCAACGAGGGCAGCGCGCCCACGGGGAAACAGATTGACATCGACGGGGAgtactacaagaacaagacccCGGACGCAGCCCAGAACAGGCGCAAGTACATCTACGCAGCCCCGCACAACGGACAGGAAAACATTATCCAGTTGCTAGATATCATACGGGACCCAGTATCCCGCACACCGGCACTCGTCTTTGAGTACGTCAACAACTACGACTTTAGAGTGCTGTACCCGAAGCTCACCGCGCTAGACATGAAGTTCTACATGTTTGAACTGCTCAAGGCGCTAGATTACTGCCACTCCATGGGCATCATGCACAGGGACGTTAAGCCGCATAACGTCATGATCGACCACAAGAACAGAACTCTAAGGCTCATCGACTGGGGGCTTGCCGAGTTCTACCACGTCAATGAGGAGTACAACGTCCGCGTTGCGTCGCGGTTTTTCAAAGGTCCAGAACTGCTTGTCGACTACAGAATGTACGATTACTCCTTAGATCTTTGGTCATTCGGCACAATGCTAGCGTCAATGATCTTCCAAAAGGAACCATTCTTTCACGGGAACAGCAACACGGACCAGCTCGTCAAGATCGTGCGCGTCTTGGGGTCCGAGGACTTCGAGAGGTACCTCACCAAGTACCAGATCTCCCTACCAGCAGAGTTCCACGACATGGATCAATACATCCGCAGACCGTGGCACAGATTCATCAACGACGCGAACAAACACCTCtccgacgacgaggaggtcATTgacctcatcgacaactTGCTCAGGTACGACCACCAGGAAAGACTCACGGCAAAGGAGGCCATGGGCCACCCGTGGTTCGATCAGGTCCGCCCGACGTAA